A stretch of the Paramormyrops kingsleyae isolate MSU_618 chromosome 16, PKINGS_0.4, whole genome shotgun sequence genome encodes the following:
- the atp7b gene encoding transmembrane protein 272 isoform X4 gives MAFVGVKTLHDCPIQPMIPLYLLVGGVVGSLKVSLLLYDAAKMRSLLSKSVVIGDDDDDEYPWRQNAHKYHVHVVLSMFLFIWFILGNYWVFSVYVPNFIPPFHRPQDYCRKSLYVFSVFVLALAHSALVLLLCCTICLYICSHVSTRDDYGDN, from the exons ATGGCTTTTGTAG GAGTGAAGACGCTACATGACTGTCCCATACAGCCCATGATCCCACTGTACCTGCTGGTTGGCGGTGTGGTCGGCAGCTTGAAG GTGTCTCTCCTCCTGTATGATGCTGCCAAGATGAGGTCTCTACTTTCCAAGTCTGTTGTCATCGGAGATGACGATGATGACGAGTACCCATGGCGACAGAATGCCCACAAGTACCATGTCCATGTGGTCCTCAGCATGTTCCTCTTTATCTGGTTCATCCTGGGAAATTACTGGGTGTTCTCCGTCTATGTGCCCAACTTCATCCCGCCCTTCCACAGGCCGCAGGACTACTGCCGCAAGTCGCTCTATGTGTTCTCCGTGTTTGTGCTGGCGCTCGCCCACTCAGCCCTGGTGCTGCTGCTCTGCTGCACCATCTGCCTGTACATATGTTCCCATGTCAGCACCCGGGATGACTATGGCGACAACTGA
- the atp7b gene encoding transmembrane protein 272 isoform X3: protein MVAGIEKACHRCLSHIAGNAYLISGLLAFLALPLTMAFVGVKTLHDCPIQPMIPLYLLVGGVVGSLKVSLLLYDAAKMRSLLSKSVVIGDDDDDEYPWRQNAHKYHVHVVLSMFLFIWFILGNYWVFSVYVPNFIPPFHRPQDYCRKSLYVFSVFVLALAHSALVLLLCCTICLYICSHVSTRDDYGDN from the exons ATGGTAGCTGGTATCGAGAAAGCATGCCACCGATGTCTGTCTCACATTGCCGGTAACG CCTATTTAATCTCCGGGCTGCTTGCCTTTCTGGCCTTGCCTCTCACCATGGCTTTTGTAG GAGTGAAGACGCTACATGACTGTCCCATACAGCCCATGATCCCACTGTACCTGCTGGTTGGCGGTGTGGTCGGCAGCTTGAAG GTGTCTCTCCTCCTGTATGATGCTGCCAAGATGAGGTCTCTACTTTCCAAGTCTGTTGTCATCGGAGATGACGATGATGACGAGTACCCATGGCGACAGAATGCCCACAAGTACCATGTCCATGTGGTCCTCAGCATGTTCCTCTTTATCTGGTTCATCCTGGGAAATTACTGGGTGTTCTCCGTCTATGTGCCCAACTTCATCCCGCCCTTCCACAGGCCGCAGGACTACTGCCGCAAGTCGCTCTATGTGTTCTCCGTGTTTGTGCTGGCGCTCGCCCACTCAGCCCTGGTGCTGCTGCTCTGCTGCACCATCTGCCTGTACATATGTTCCCATGTCAGCACCCGGGATGACTATGGCGACAACTGA